In the genome of Cryptomeria japonica chromosome 8, Sugi_1.0, whole genome shotgun sequence, one region contains:
- the LOC131031255 gene encoding coniferin beta-glucosidase — MSMRNRVSGILQLLVACTLAIAIHGENDDFSSIRREDFPQDFLFGTASSAYQYEGAVAEGGRLPSIWDTYTHKPGNTYDGSNGDVAMDQYHRYMEDVQLMADIGMNAYRFSISWSRLIPNGSGEVNREGVDYYNKLIDELLNHGIEPLVTIYHFDLPQALQDSYDGWSDSKIVEDFAAYSKVCFREFGDRVKYWMTFNEPNIFVPLGYSAAIFPPQKHSKREAYLASRNVLLAHAASVEIYRTKYKAEQKGMIGIDILATFFEPLRNTTEDQKAAQRLLDYHIGWFLDPLFHGDFPAHIKETLGSEILSFSKEESLKLKGSLDFLAINHYSTMYVANPPCPPDCLDKRFYVGMDVCLSDRRDGVPIGPEAAMKLFFVVPYGIQKILDYIRITYNNPPVIVAENGFSEPTNDSLPISEVCRDKQRLDYHRDYMKYLLKGIRNGADVRGYMVWSLLDDFEFNYGYTIRFGLYYVDYGDNLKRYPKMSALWFKNLLRSNPILSARWLKDSQRNNGQSLSSI; from the exons ATGTCAATGAGGAACAGAGTATCAGGGATACTCCAACTATTGGTTGCCTGTACACTGGCAATAGCCATACAtggagaaaatgatgatttttcttcCATAAGAAGAGAGGACTTTCCGCAGGATTTCTTGTTTGGAACTGCTTCTTCTGCATACCAG TATGAAGGAGCAGTTGCAGAGGGTGGGCGTCTACCAAGCATTTGGGATACATATACCCATAAACCAG GGAATACTTACGATGGTAGTAATGGAGATGTTGCAATGGATCAGTATCACCGTTACATGGAGGATGTACAACTCATGGCAGATATAGGAATGAATGCTTACCGCTTCTCCATCTCTTGGTCTAGGCTTATTCCAA ATGGAAGTGGTGAAGTTAATAGAGAGGGAGTGGATTACTACAACAAACTGATTGATGAGCTTCTTAATCATG GGATTGAGCCCCTGGTGACAATTTACCATTTTGATCTGCCCCAAGCTCTTCAGGACTCTTATGATGGATGGTCGGACTCAAAAATAGT GGAGGATTTTGCAGCATACTCAAAAGTTTGCTTCAGAGAGTTTGGAGACAGAGTGAAGTATTGGATGACATTCAATGAACCCAATATCTTTGTTCCTTTGGGATACAGCGCTGCCATATTTCCACCTCAAAAGCATTCCAAGAGGGAAGCATACCTTGCCAGCCGAAATGTTCTTCTTGCACATGCAGCTTCAGTGGAAATCTACAGAACAAAGTATAAG GCTGAGCAGAAGGGCATGATTGGCATTGACATCCTTGCTACCTTTTTTGAGCCTTTGAGGAATACCACTGAAGACCAAAAAGCTGCACAAAGATTGCTTGATTATCACATAGGATG GTTTTTGGATCCTCTGTTTCATGGAGACTTTCCTGCTCACATAAAAGAAACATTGGGCTCTGAGATCCTATCTTTCTCTAAGGAAGAGTCCTTGAAATTGAAAGGATCTTTAGATTTTCTGGCTATTAACCACTATTCCACCATGTATGTTGCCAATCCTCCTTGCCCACCAGATTGCTTGGACAAACGCTTCTATGTGGGTATGGACGTCTGTCTGTCAG ATAGACGTGATGGCGTTCCTATTGGACCAGAG GCTGCTATGAAGCTGTTTTTTGTGGTGCCATATGGAATACAAAAAATACTTGACTACATCAGAATAACTTACAACAATCCACCAGTTATTGTAGCGGAAAATG GATTTTCTGAACCCACAAACGATTCTCTGCCTATCAGTGAAGTATGCAGAGACAAACAACGTCTTGATTATCATCGAGATTACATGAAATATTTGCTAAAGGGCATTAG GAACGGAGCTGATGTGAGAGGTTACATGGTGTGGTCTCTGCTGGATGACTTTGAATTCAATTATGGGTACACTATCAGATTTGGCTTATATTATGTGGACTATGGTGACAATTTGAAAAGATATCCAAAGATGTCTGCTCTCTGGTTTAAAAATTTGCTGAGGAGCAATCCAATTTTGTCTGCTCGCTGGTTGAAGGATTCCCAAAGAAACAATGGCCAAAGCTTAAGTAGCATTTAA